The Miscanthus floridulus cultivar M001 chromosome 7, ASM1932011v1, whole genome shotgun sequence genome includes a region encoding these proteins:
- the LOC136465173 gene encoding 3-ketoacyl-CoA synthase 1-like: MVPNREVQASRVLIVNCSLFNPTPSLASMVVHRYKMREDVKSFNLGGTGCSAGLITVDLARDMLQANPGVLRRRGEHREHHAQLVLRQRPLHVVVQLHLPHGRRRRADAGRVKYRLLHTVRTHKGAADECYGCVYQREDGIGRVGVSLACELMVVAGDALKTNITTLGPLVLPLSEQLKFLRSLVLRRFLRSRSVRTYIPDLPMTRNSRLPSS; this comes from the exons ATGGTGCCAAATAGAgaagttcaa GCCTCACGCGTGCTCATCGTCAACTGCAGCCTCTTCAACCCGACGCCGTCGCTGGCGTCCATGGTGGTGCACCGCTACAAGATGCGGGAGGACGTCAAGTCGTTCAACCTTGGCGGCACGGGGTGCAGTGCGGGGCTCATCACCGTGGACCTCGCCAGGGACATGCTGCAGGCGAACCCCGGGGTGCTACGCCGTCGTGGTGAGCACCGAGAACATCACGCTCAACTGGTACTTCGGCAACGACCGCTCCATGTTGTTGTCCAACTGCATCTTCCGCATgggcggcgccgccgcgccgaCGCTGGGCGCGTCAAGTACCGGCTGTTGCACACGGTGCGCACCCACAAAGGCGCCGCGGACGAGTGCTACGGCTGCGTGTACCAGCGCGAGGACGGCATAGGCCGCGTCGGCGTGTCGCTGGCGTGCGAGCTCATGGTCGTCGCCGGGGACGCGCTCAAGACGAACATCACCACCCTGGGCCCGCTGGTGCTCCCGCTGTCGGAGCAGCTCAAGTTCCTCAGGTCCCTCGTGCTCCGTCGCTTCCTCCGCTCCCGCAGCGTCCGTACGTACATCCCGGACTTGCCGATGACCAGGAACAGCAGGCTCCCCAGCAGCTGA